From the genome of Streptomyces spinoverrucosus:
CACCGAGGCCGAATTCGCCGGTATCGCAAGCGAGTTCGGGCTGCACCCGCTGGCGGTCGAGGACGCCGTCCAGGCACACCAGCGGCCGAAGCTGGAGCGCTACGACGACTCCCTGTTCACGGTCTTCAAGACCATCCACTACGTCGAGCACGACGAACTCACCGCCAACAGCCAGGTCGTGGAGACCGGCGAGGTGATGTGCTTCACCGGGCGGGACTTCTTCATCACCGTCCGGCACGGCGGACAGGGCTCGCTGCGGGCGCTCAGGCACCGGCTGCAGGACGACCCCGAGCTGCTCGCCAAGGGCCCCTCGGCGGTGCTGCACGCGATCGCCGACCACGTCGTCGACGGGTACATCGCGGTCGCCGACGCGGTGCAGGACGACATCGACGAGGTGGAGACCGAGGTGTTCTCGCCGGGGCGGAAGGGCGCGCCGCGCGGTACCGACGCCGGGCGGATCTACCAGCTCAAGCGTGAGGTCATGGAGTTCCGGCGGGCGGTGCAGCCGCTGATGCGGCCGCTGACGCTGCTGAGCGAGCGGCCGATGCGACTGATCGACCCCGACATCCAGAAGTACTTCCGGGACGTCGCCGACCACCTCGCCCGGGTGCAGGAGCAGGTCACCGGCTTCGACGAGCTGCTCAACTCCATCCTCCAGGCCAACCTCGCCCAGGCCTCCGTCGCGCAGAACGAGGACATGCGCAAGATCACGTCCTGGGCCGCCATCATCGCCGTACCGACGATGGTGTGTGGCGTGTACGGGATGAACTTCGACTATATGCCCGAGCTGCGCTGGAAGTTCGGCTACCCGATGGTGCTCGGCATCACGGCGATGATCTGCTTCGGCATCCACCGGACGCTGAAGCGCAACGGCTGGCTGTGAGCGCCTCTGGCTACGCTGCTCCCATGACTAGCGAGCTGCTCGACCAGGCCCTCGTCGAGGAGGCCACGAAGAAGTCCGGGCTCATCTGGGTGCGGGGTGCCGGCGCGCCGGCCGCGCGTGCGCTGTGGCACGTGTGGCACGAGGGTGCGGCCTGTGTGGTCGGCGACGGGCCGGGTGAGCAGCCGCTGCCGGGACTGGTCGACGGCGGCGCGGCCGAGGTGACCGTCCGCAGCAAGGACAAGGGCGGCCGGCTGGTCGCCTGGACGGCGCGGGTGGTGGAGCTGCCGTCCGGCTCCGAGCAGTGGCAGGCCACGGTCGCGGAGCTGAAGGGCAAGCGGCTCAACGCCCCCGACGGCGAGGCCATGCCCGAGCGGTGGGCCCGCGAGTGCCGGGTGCTGCGCCTGGAGCCGACCGGCGCGACCGCGCCGCTGCCGGACGGCTCGCTGGCCCGGGCGCCGCTGCCGACGCCGGCGACGACGCGCGAGCCGATCCCCGCTGGGCTGCCGCGCCTGCTCTTCAAGAAGAAGCGCAGGCGCAAGTAGGGCGGCGGGGCCTACGACGTCGGCAGCTGCTGGCCGTAGTCCACCGTCTTGTCCTTCGCGGGCTGCTCCAAGGGGAAGTCCTTGCCCCAGTCCGAGAAGGTGAGCGTGCCCGCGCCGCCCGCGCGGACCAGGCGGAGGGGGTACGGCTTGCCCTCCAGGGAGACGTCCAGGGTGCCGCCGGAGCCCTTGTCGCCGGTGATGCGGATGGTGCGCACGCCGGACTCCTCGTGGCGGCCGCCCGTGCCCAGGGTGCCGTGCAGGGTCAGCAGGCTGTCGAAGAGGACGTCCTTGTCGGTGAATCCGCTGAACCGCTTGTACGAGGGATCCCCCTTCGGCACCTTGACGTACTTGCCGTCGAGCTTGTCGGCCGCGGCCGTGTCCCCGTCGTCGGGCCCGTCGTGCCAGAACTCCGCGTCCGCCATGAGGAACAGCTCCTCACCGACCCGCAGCAACTGGAAGGTCGCCCCCTCCGCGCTGACCGACCCGGTGCCGCCGTCCGACTTCAGGCGCATGTCCAGCTTGTACGTGCTCCCGCCCGCGACGACCGTCCCCGACAGCCGTACCGCCTGCGCGGACTCGGCCGCCGTGAGCGTCTTGGCCCGGATCTTGTCGGGGGGCAGTTTGCCGACCCCGTTCGTGCCCGCGTCCGGGTCCTCGCTGCCACACCCGGTCAGCCCCGTCCCCGCCACAACCAGTGCGCACATCGCGCTCACCAGTGCGGTCCGGCGCGTACGGCCCTGGCGCATCGCAGTCACAGGTGGTGCTGCCTTTCTGACATCGGTCCTGAGCGGCGTAACGCAGCGTACCGGTGTGCCGGGCGGCCGGCGGAGCCAGACCGTCCGGACCGCTCACCAGGGCAGATCCGATCGGGACGGGCTAGCCTGAAGCCCATCCGAGCGAGCAATTCAGCACAAGCGGAGCAAAAGCAGCGAACGACTGGAAAAGAACGCACGGCAGGAAAAGAACACACGGTAGGAAAAGGAGGCGCAGCCATGGTCGCGGGCGCCCCCCGGATCTTCGTCTCGCATCTCTCCGGCACCGCCGTCTTCGACCCGAACGGCGACCTGGTGGGCCGCGTGCGCGATCTGGTCGTCATGCTGCGGGTCGGCAGCAAGC
Proteins encoded in this window:
- a CDS encoding magnesium and cobalt transport protein CorA, translated to MSMIRDLRAAVRPSRPALRKDTGAYDTTRDPQTTTAVVDCAVYRDGARVETDRPLTPHEAMRRVRRDGGFVWIGLHEPTEAEFAGIASEFGLHPLAVEDAVQAHQRPKLERYDDSLFTVFKTIHYVEHDELTANSQVVETGEVMCFTGRDFFITVRHGGQGSLRALRHRLQDDPELLAKGPSAVLHAIADHVVDGYIAVADAVQDDIDEVETEVFSPGRKGAPRGTDAGRIYQLKREVMEFRRAVQPLMRPLTLLSERPMRLIDPDIQKYFRDVADHLARVQEQVTGFDELLNSILQANLAQASVAQNEDMRKITSWAAIIAVPTMVCGVYGMNFDYMPELRWKFGYPMVLGITAMICFGIHRTLKRNGWL